Proteins found in one Trichoplusia ni isolate ovarian cell line Hi5 chromosome 14, tn1, whole genome shotgun sequence genomic segment:
- the LOC113500485 gene encoding protein spaetzle — translation MAWTLHLLVGITVIATSAYKCKHAAYSADADPLFRYDFGNVVRRGYRPDVMTQVYMPRRDFPVQNNRDMAEEMAQLIAHLPLRRADDAKVLNRRVNLNDNSQIVFPGRRSGQADDSGELMIPPRCHQIGICDDVGNYPTDEVNDVISKIENRDVFQNDKLDLPDVPDITQRLGPQEENIELCNVNKTVVYPKAAMDSKGNWRVVLNSDDNPLQGFSVEICQPDLGPCSDIAIIQPAYEARCVQKFHYRKMAILHEGKMLEESLKVPSCCSCLAKSVIR, via the exons aTAGCGACATCAGCATACAAATGCAAGCACGCCGCATACAGCGCAGATGCAGATCCGCTCTTCCGTTACGACTTCGGCAATGTTGTAAGACGGGGCTACAGACCAGACGTAATGACCCAAGTTTACATGCCACGACGAGACTTCCCTGTGCAGAATAACAGAGATATGGCTGAAGAAATGGCACAGCTAATAGCGCATCTTCCTCTGCGACGGGCCGATGACGCCAAAGTTTTAAACAGACGAG TTAACCTCAACGACAACTCCCAGATCGTCTTCCCTGGGCGTCGTTCTGGACAAGCGGATGATAGTGGAGAACTAATGATTCCACCGAGATGCCACCAAATTGGCATCTGTGACGATGTCGGTAACTACCCAACCGATGAAGTTAACGACGTCATTTCTAAG ATTGAAAATCGAGATGTCTTCCAAAATGATAAATTGGACTTGCCAGACGTGCCAGACATCACTCAAAGATTGGGTCCTCAAGAGGAAAATATAGAGCTGTGcaatgttaataaaact GTGGTGTACCCTAAAGCTGCAATGGACTCTAAAGGCAATTGGCGTGTGGTACTCAACAGCGATGATAATCCCTTGCAAGGTTTCAGCGTGGAAATTTGCCA GCCTGATTTGGGACCCTGTTCAGATATCGCCATAATCCAACCAGCGTACGAGGCTCGTTGCGTGCAAAAGTTCCATTACCGCAAAATGGCCATCCTGCACGAAGGAAAGATGTTGGAGGAATCGTTAAAAGTGCCCAGTTGTTGTTCTTGTCTTGCAAAATCTGTAATACGTTAA